The proteins below come from a single Campylobacter concisus genomic window:
- the rpsJ gene encoding 30S ribosomal protein S10, translating into MERIRLKLKAYDHRVLDRTVAAIVEAVKRTGADVRGPVPMPTKIKRYTVLKSPHINKDSREQFEMRIHARMLDIVAATPETVDSLTKLDLAPEVNVEVRAMK; encoded by the coding sequence ATGGAAAGAATCAGGTTAAAGCTAAAAGCTTACGACCATAGAGTTCTAGACCGCACTGTTGCAGCAATCGTAGAAGCTGTCAAACGAACAGGTGCCGACGTTCGTGGCCCGGTACCAATGCCTACAAAGATCAAACGCTATACAGTCTTAAAATCTCCACACATCAACAAAGACTCACGTGAGCAGTTTGAGATGAGAATACACGCTCGTATGCTTGACATCGTAGCTGCTACTCCAGAAACTGTAGATAGCCTAACAAAACTCGACCTAGCTCCAGAAGTTAATGTCGAAGTTCGTGCGATGAAATAA
- the rplC gene encoding 50S ribosomal protein L3, with protein MEYIVEKIGMSRTIATKSTPVTLLKLVEAKVCEIDENKRAIVAYAHTKANNKAIAGQQKKYNLTAEFNKFATLEVANSEVGNLDFTPLNEAKILKVSFNSKGRGYQGVVKRHGFGGGPKSHGSRFHRRHGSIGNCEWPGRVQPGMKMAGHMGNEKVTVKNELISFDAQNGIVVVKGCVPGHNGAMGKIRIVK; from the coding sequence ATGGAATATATTGTAGAAAAAATAGGCATGAGTAGAACGATTGCCACGAAGAGTACGCCAGTTACACTACTTAAGCTAGTTGAGGCTAAAGTATGTGAGATCGACGAAAACAAACGTGCTATCGTAGCGTATGCCCACACTAAAGCAAACAACAAAGCTATCGCTGGTCAGCAAAAGAAATACAATCTGACTGCAGAATTTAACAAATTTGCTACGCTTGAAGTAGCTAATAGCGAAGTTGGAAACCTAGACTTTACACCATTAAACGAGGCTAAAATTTTAAAAGTTAGCTTTAACTCAAAAGGTAGAGGCTACCAAGGTGTGGTAAAAAGACATGGTTTTGGCGGTGGTCCAAAAAGCCACGGCTCACGTTTCCACAGACGCCACGGTTCAATTGGTAACTGCGAATGGCCAGGTCGTGTTCAACCAGGTATGAAAATGGCAGGACACATGGGCAATGAGAAAGTTACTGTTAAAAACGAGCTAATAAGCTTTGACGCTCAAAATGGCATCGTAGTTGTAAAAGGTTGCGTTCCTGGTCACAATGGTGCAATGGGTAAAATAAGGATTGTAAAATGA